The proteins below come from a single Lactobacillus johnsonii genomic window:
- a CDS encoding IS3-like element IS1223 family transposase (programmed frameshift): protein MTKYSTELKIEIVSKYLNHEDSIKGLAKRYNIHWTLIRRWIDKAKCQGLAALSVKHTKTTYSSDFRLNVVRYYLTHSIGVSKVAAKFNISDSQVYNWAKKFNEEGYAGLLPKQKGRPRKVPKKSKKTTKKLELSEKQKYEEKILKQEAELERLRVENLGLKKSGCPISTLSNKQKTQLIQDIRAKHHQIKLKVLFKVLKLNRKTYYDNVKNRINQADKYALVKEKIQEIYYGYEGQETYGYRPMWGALRDEGFKLSLETVRKLMRSLGIKTTIYHKNTGKYSSYKGNVGKKAPNILNQTFDETIPYKVLHTDVTEYKLTSGKKVYISPVVDEASLEILACAVSYSPEMKTIYNMLDELADNLPPGAAPILHSDQGFQYQNPGYQARLKKMNIIQSMSRKGNCHDNAPGETIFNLMKREKLNRLKIGSLEEMKEILKDYIYWFNNVRRSNKLKYTTPVKYRNRVLSNL from the exons ATGACCAAATATTCGACTGAATTAAAAATTGAAATTGTTTCCAAATATTTAAATCATGAAGATTCAATAAAAGGTTTAGCTAAACGATATAATATTCATTGGACTCTTATTCGTAGATGGATTGATAAGGCTAAGTGTCAAGGTTTAGCTGCCTTATCTGTTAAACATACTAAAACTACTTATTCTTCTGACTTTAGGCTAAATGTGGTACGCTACTATTTAACACATTCTATTGGAGTTTCAAAGGTAGCGGCTAAGTTTAATATTAGTGATTCTCAAGTATACAATTGGGCTAAAAAGTTCAATGAAGAAGGATATGCTGGGCTGCTGCCTAAACAGAAAGGTCGGCCTAGGAAAGTGCCTAAAAAGAGTAAGAAGACAACTAAAAAGTTAGAACTTAGTGAAAAGCAAAAGTATGAAGAAAAAATTCTTAAGCAGGAAGCTGAATTAGAAAGACTTAGAGTGGAAAATCTTG GTCTTAAAAAAAGTGGCTGCCCGATATCCACGTTATCCAACAAACAAAAAACACAATTAATACAGGATATTCGGGCAAAACACCATCAAATTAAACTTAAGGTCTTATTTAAAGTGCTCAAATTAAATAGAAAGACTTACTATGACAATGTAAAAAATAGAATTAATCAAGCTGATAAGTATGCTTTAGTAAAAGAGAAGATTCAAGAAATCTATTATGGCTATGAAGGACAAGAAACATATGGTTATCGTCCTATGTGGGGAGCGTTAAGAGATGAAGGATTTAAACTTTCTCTAGAAACAGTACGTAAGTTAATGAGAAGTTTAGGAATAAAAACAACAATTTATCATAAAAATACTGGTAAATATAGTTCGTATAAGGGTAATGTAGGAAAGAAAGCACCAAATATCCTAAATCAAACTTTTGATGAAACAATCCCCTATAAAGTTCTTCATACCGATGTAACTGAATATAAACTAACTAGCGGCAAGAAAGTTTATATTTCTCCTGTAGTAGATGAGGCTTCTTTGGAGATTCTAGCTTGTGCAGTAAGTTATTCTCCTGAAATGAAAACTATTTATAATATGCTAGATGAACTAGCAGATAATCTTCCACCAGGAGCTGCTCCTATCCTTCATTCAGATCAAGGCTTTCAATATCAGAATCCAGGCTATCAGGCTCGACTAAAGAAAATGAATATAATCCAAAGCATGTCCCGAAAAGGAAATTGTCATGATAATGCACCAGGAGAAACGATATTTAATTTAATGAAGAGAGAAAAACTGAATCGACTTAAGATTGGAAGTTTAGAAGAGATGAAGGAAATTCTGAAAGATTATATTTATTGGTTTAACAATGTTAGAAGATCAAACAAATTAAAATACACGACTCCTGTAAAATACAGAAATCGTGTATTATCAAATCTTTAA
- the metK gene encoding methionine adenosyltransferase, whose translation MKKEKRLFTSESVSEGHPDKVADQISDAILDAILAKDPDGRVACETTVTTGLVLVVGEISTSAYVDIQSVVRKTILEIGYNRPELGFDGNNCAILVDIDEQSSDIAGGVNKSLETRENQQDKDDLDKIGAGDQGLMFGFAIKETPELMPLPISLAHSLMRRVASLRKEGRLDWLRPDAKAQVTVEYDDENKPKRIDTVVISTQTDATVSNDEIREAMIDMVIKKVIPSQYLDKDTKFLINPSGRFVIGGPKGDSGLTGRKIIVDTYGGYARHGGGAFSGKDLTKVDRSASYAARYVAKNIVAAGLAYQCEIQLAYAIGVAHPVSIMVDTHGTSKVSEDLLVEAVRNVFDLRPAGIIEMLNLKRPIYRQTAAYGHFGRTDVDLPWEHTDKVEALKTYVSEHAE comes from the coding sequence ATGAAAAAAGAAAAACGTTTATTTACTTCGGAATCAGTTTCAGAAGGACATCCAGATAAAGTTGCAGATCAAATTTCTGATGCTATTTTAGATGCAATTTTAGCTAAGGATCCAGATGGTCGTGTGGCTTGTGAAACTACTGTTACTACTGGTCTCGTTTTAGTTGTAGGTGAAATTTCAACCTCTGCGTATGTGGATATTCAATCTGTAGTTAGAAAAACTATTTTAGAAATTGGATACAATCGTCCTGAACTTGGTTTTGACGGTAATAATTGTGCTATCTTAGTCGATATTGATGAACAATCTAGTGATATCGCTGGTGGTGTTAATAAATCACTTGAAACACGTGAAAACCAGCAGGACAAAGATGATTTAGATAAAATAGGTGCTGGTGACCAAGGGTTAATGTTTGGTTTTGCCATTAAGGAAACTCCTGAATTAATGCCGCTACCTATTTCTTTAGCTCATTCATTGATGAGACGGGTTGCTAGTCTTCGCAAAGAGGGACGTCTTGATTGGCTAAGACCTGATGCAAAAGCACAAGTAACTGTAGAATACGATGATGAAAATAAACCAAAACGTATAGATACAGTGGTTATTTCTACTCAAACTGATGCAACAGTAAGTAACGATGAAATTCGTGAAGCAATGATCGATATGGTAATTAAGAAGGTCATCCCATCTCAATATCTTGATAAGGATACTAAGTTCTTGATTAATCCTTCTGGTCGCTTTGTTATTGGTGGACCTAAAGGAGATTCGGGGCTAACTGGACGTAAGATTATTGTTGATACATATGGTGGATACGCTCGTCATGGTGGGGGTGCTTTCTCAGGTAAAGATTTAACTAAGGTTGATCGAAGCGCAAGTTATGCGGCTCGATATGTAGCTAAGAATATTGTGGCAGCTGGCTTAGCTTATCAATGTGAAATTCAACTTGCTTATGCAATTGGAGTTGCCCATCCAGTTTCAATCATGGTTGATACGCATGGAACAAGTAAAGTAAGTGAAGATCTATTGGTAGAGGCGGTTAGAAATGTCTTTGATTTAAGACCAGCTGGTATTATCGAAATGCTGAACTTAAAGCGTCCTATTTATCGCCAAACTGCCGCTTATGGTCATTTTGGACGAACAGACGTGGATTTACCTTGGGAGCATACAGATAAGGTAGAAGCGCTAAAAACATATGTGAGCGAGCATGCAGAATAA
- a CDS encoding MDR family MFS transporter: MQNKSNTKIVTIAIFLTTFMTAIEGTIVSTAMPTIVSDLNGLEIMNWVVSIFLLMTAVSTPIYGKLADSLGRKPVFLFGIAVFVIGSALCGIAQNMVELILFRVIQGLGSGAVQPVAVTIIADLYTLEKRAKMLGLNSGFWGVASVIAPLLGGFIVQHLSWHWIFYINVPLGILAFLLVIIFLKETKTSKDSTLDLKGTTCLVIFLLALMVFLQEIENGFNLILLGLLIIIVASAILFFRMEKKAKDPIMPLDMLTSKEFTMINLITLLISGVVIGFEFYIPTWMQGINGTSASVAGFAVTPSSLMWIVGSFLIGGMLGRWGIKKTYDYMLIVLIGADLALIFVPIYTSFWVFCLIAAFNGTAFGAITTASQVRSQVLVGRDKIGVATSFNTLMKYLGQTMMVSIYGITFNMVVAKQLTHHPQLTQRMMNDIVSADKAKHLAPNLIPALREVLLSGLKSVYVVSLIVIILSLVLNQLYKQKKIVE; the protein is encoded by the coding sequence ATGCAGAATAAAAGTAATACTAAAATTGTAACAATTGCTATCTTTTTAACGACCTTTATGACAGCGATTGAAGGGACTATTGTATCGACGGCGATGCCCACAATTGTTTCTGATTTAAATGGATTAGAAATCATGAATTGGGTTGTTTCCATCTTTCTATTAATGACTGCTGTCTCAACCCCAATTTATGGAAAACTAGCTGATAGCCTTGGAAGAAAACCTGTATTTCTATTCGGAATTGCTGTTTTTGTGATTGGATCAGCACTTTGTGGAATTGCACAGAATATGGTGGAACTAATCCTCTTTCGAGTAATTCAGGGGCTTGGATCAGGAGCAGTACAGCCAGTAGCTGTTACCATCATTGCTGATTTATATACGCTTGAAAAAAGAGCAAAGATGCTAGGTTTAAACTCTGGTTTTTGGGGAGTAGCTTCGGTTATTGCACCATTGTTAGGTGGATTCATTGTTCAACATTTATCATGGCACTGGATTTTTTATATTAATGTTCCATTAGGAATTTTAGCCTTTTTACTGGTAATCATCTTTTTGAAAGAAACAAAGACAAGTAAGGATTCCACTTTAGATTTAAAAGGAACAACTTGTTTAGTCATCTTTTTATTGGCCTTAATGGTCTTCTTACAAGAAATAGAAAATGGCTTTAATTTAATCTTATTGGGATTACTAATTATTATTGTTGCTTCAGCCATCCTTTTCTTTCGGATGGAGAAGAAAGCAAAAGATCCAATTATGCCACTAGATATGCTAACTAGCAAAGAATTTACAATGATTAATTTGATTACTTTGCTTATTTCAGGGGTAGTCATTGGCTTTGAATTCTATATTCCAACTTGGATGCAAGGAATAAATGGGACAAGCGCTTCTGTTGCTGGATTTGCGGTGACACCAAGTTCGTTAATGTGGATTGTAGGATCATTTTTAATTGGTGGAATGCTTGGACGATGGGGAATAAAGAAAACATATGATTATATGTTAATTGTCCTTATTGGAGCCGATTTAGCCTTAATATTTGTTCCAATCTATACCTCATTTTGGGTATTTTGTCTGATTGCAGCATTCAATGGGACAGCCTTTGGAGCTATTACAACTGCTTCGCAAGTTCGTTCTCAAGTTTTAGTAGGACGCGATAAAATTGGAGTTGCAACTAGTTTTAATACATTGATGAAATATTTAGGGCAGACTATGATGGTCTCTATATATGGAATTACATTTAACATGGTTGTAGCAAAGCAGTTAACACATCATCCGCAATTAACTCAAAGAATGATGAATGATATTGTTTCTGCTGATAAAGCTAAACATTTAGCACCTAATTTAATCCCCGCTTTAAGAGAAGTTTTATTAAGCGGCTTAAAGTCGGTATATGTGGTTTCTTTAATTGTGATAATTTTATCGTTAGTTCTTAATCAACTTTATAAACAGAAGAAAATTGTTGAATAA